The genomic segment GTCTTGTTCGGGGTGTTACAACAAGTCAGCCAGAGCACTTAAGGCATTAAAAGAACCCACCGAAAAAGATAGAATTATGGCGATTATGTCGGAAATGGGGATTGATGTTTCTGACTATAATATCCGAATTAGAAATGTTGTCGATGTGTTAGTTAATGATATCGATATTTCCTCCCGAATTAAACGGCCCTTAACGGGTTTAAAAGTTGCCTGTTATTACGGGTGTTTGTTAACTCGACCCGCAGATATTACAGGTTGGGATTCGCCAGTTTTTCCGACATCAATGGATAGATTGTCTGAAATTTGTGGGGCGGAAGTTGTTGATTTTCGCTCAAAAACCAAATGCTGTGGCGGCCCAATTTTAGTGTCTCAACAGGATGTCGCTTTTGATCTGACTAAAAAACTCTTAGATGAAGCAAAATCTTTAGGGGCTGATTGTATTGTTTTAGCTTGTCCGTTGTGTGATACAAACTTAGAACTTCGTCAGCCAGATATTGAGAAGAAATACAATGTTTCTTACAATTTACCAATTTTATATATCACCGAAATTATCGGACTTGCTTTAGGAATGAAACCCGGAAAATTGGGCATGAATAAGCATATTGTTTCACCTAAACCTGTTTTAGCTAAATTGGGATTGTGAACTTGAGGGTTGACTGATTACTGATGCGCGGGC from the Planktothrix sp. FACHB-1365 genome contains:
- a CDS encoding CoB--CoM heterodisulfide reductase iron-sulfur subunit B family protein, translated to MKYSYYPGCSLHTTAKEFDISTQVVMEELGIELEELKDWSCCGGSVAAGVSHDVGMAMAARNVALAQKQDLDLLASCSGCYNKSARALKALKEPTEKDRIMAIMSEMGIDVSDYNIRIRNVVDVLVNDIDISSRIKRPLTGLKVACYYGCLLTRPADITGWDSPVFPTSMDRLSEICGAEVVDFRSKTKCCGGPILVSQQDVAFDLTKKLLDEAKSLGADCIVLACPLCDTNLELRQPDIEKKYNVSYNLPILYITEIIGLALGMKPGKLGMNKHIVSPKPVLAKLGL